In Crassostrea angulata isolate pt1a10 chromosome 6, ASM2561291v2, whole genome shotgun sequence, a genomic segment contains:
- the LOC128187948 gene encoding NADH dehydrogenase [ubiquinone] iron-sulfur protein 3, mitochondrial-like: protein MALRLGRLFRPISQIAKGAVLKQAKSAPIAATQCLRFESTTSQEKNPMARPSVSPERKKQLEDFGQYVGQCLPRYVQKVRLMSGDELEILIHPEGVLPVMAFLKDHHNAQFTNIVDIACVDVPTRVFRFEVIYNLLSIRYNSRIRVLTYTDELTGLDSTCKLFPGSNWYEREIWDMFGVYFHNHPDLRRILTDYGFEGHPFRKDFPLSGYTELRYDEEVRRVVIEPLEMTQEFRRFEYSTPWESFPNFRPKDETEAEAPIPQVESGEKK, encoded by the exons ATGGCTCTCCGATTGGGCCGACTTTTTCGGCCAATTTCGCAGATTGCAAAGGGTGCAG TCTTGAAACAAGCCAAATCTGCACCAATTGCTGCCACTCAATGTTTGAGATTTGAATCAACAACTTCCCAAGAGAAAAACC CTATGGCCAGACCCTCAGTGTCCCCTGAACGAAAGAAACAGCTGGAGGATTTTGGTCAGTATGTTGGTCAGTGCCTACCCAGGTATGTTCAGAAGGTGCGTCTAATGTCTGGGGACGAGTTGGAGATTCTGATCCATCCAGAAGGAGTCCTTCCGGTGATGGCCTTTCTGAAGGACCACCACAATGCGCAGTTTACCAACATTGTCGACATAGCTTGTGTAGACGTTCCAACCAGAGTCTTTAGATTTGAG GTAATATACAACCTGTTATCAATAAGATATAATTCTCGTATTCGAGTCCTTACCTACACGGATGAGCTGACTGGCCTGGACAGTACCTGCAAGCTATTCCCTGGATCTAATTGGTATGAAAGGGAG ATTTGGGACATGTTTGGCGTATACTTCCATAATCATCCCGACTTAAGAAGAATTCTGACTGATTATGGATTTGAGGGTCATCCATTCAGAAAAGACTTTCCTCTGTCAGGCTACACAGAG CTCCGTTACGATGAAGAGGTTCGGCGTGTGGTGATCGAGCCGCTCGAGATGACTCAGGAGTTTCGACGATTTGAGTACAGTACTCCATGGGAAAGCTTCCCCAACTTCCGCCCTAAAGATGAGACGGAGGCTGAAGCTCCTAT
- the LOC128187949 gene encoding synaptosomal-associated protein 29-like: MAVSKNSNPFFAEEDEEDCSFEKKEKIQEQIFASEDRQLDSTMRALRSIQESEIMGVATAEELLRQGEQLNNIERKTDEINQTMTVTQKHLNNIKSVFGGIKNWWGAKKTSTAAKEPETKPSRLQETLEKHRSDQPVRRNPDTRGFYQEDDDLDENFMKGARTQQYFKPVTHSAREEQLNENLGEISNGLTTLKGLALGLGDEIERQNNQLDRLGPKVGKANDHLEHQNKQMKTILRK; the protein is encoded by the exons ATGGCTGTTTCTAAAAATTCGAACCCATTTTTTGCTGAAGAAGATGAGGAAGACTGCAGTTTTGAAAAGAAGGAGAAAATCCAGGAACAAATATTTGCTTCAGAGGATAGGCAGCTTGATTCAACAATGAGAGCCCTGCGCAGTATTCAGGAATCAGAGATCATGGGGGTTGCAACAGCCGAG GAACTTCTAAGACAAGGAGAACAACTGAACAACATTGAAAGAAAAACAGATGAAATCAACCAAACAATGACAGTCACCCAGAAACACTTAAATAACATCAAAAGTGTCTTTGGTGGCATCAAAAACTGGTGGGGTGCTAAAAAGACATCAACAGCAGCCAAAGAACCAGAAACCAAACCAAGCCGGTTGCAGGAGACGCTAGAGAAACATAGATCTGACCAGCCAGTCCGGAGGAACCCTGACACACGCGGGTTTTACCAGGAGGACGATGACCTTGACGAAAACTTTATGAAGGGGGCGAGGACTCAGCAGTACTTCAAACCTGTCACACACAGTGCTAGGGAGGAACAGCTGAATGAAAACCTAg gtgAGATATCAAATGGTTTAACAACATTAAAAGGTCTGGCCCTGGGGCTGGGGGATGAAATAGAGCGACAGAATAACCAACTGGATCGTCTCGGCCCCAAAGTGGGAAAAGCCAACGACCATCTGGAGCACCAGAACAAACAGATGAAAACCATCCTCAGAAAGTGA
- the LOC128187006 gene encoding orexin receptor type 2-like isoform X1 has protein sequence MSLATTELVVEMANSTENTTEQFSNFSTATMETTTAGMEEIEAQMLLHKLNDELAMRYLPVIVYMLILMLIGIFGNILVCCVYCSKPTKTSSHFFILNLAVLDLLTCIIGMPTEVTDLRYPYMFYAPAACKLLRFVESISIIGSSITLIAVAFDRYYRICKLGRQISVRKSKIICVVAVVVGVLSSWPACLLFGEKTIELGIPGVKGVDCSTDDSVRHTIYPTLYYGFLFLLFILCLVFFTVIYAKIGAVIWKRKKAKIGETIPRSINGRALNNSNTPSDQISTDPISTEMSSEQDGYNDKRASSDSKQALGKRPSRNSVRVTRTTVVLFAVTVAYVISFLPFLIVMVVRSVVKNFEENLSPEAEVAYKFCSKSYFINNAINPVIYSFLNINFRKDIKTIFRKCCSACCGCRN, from the exons ATGTCACTGGCAACTACTg aacttgtagtCGAGATGGCGAATAGCACGGAAAATACGACCGAGCAGTTTTCGAACTTCAGTACTGCTACCATGGAAACGACGACTGCGGGAATGGAGGAGATAGAGGCCCAGATGTTGCTTCACAAGTTGAACGACGAGTTGGCGATGCGGTACCTACCAGTTATTGTGTACATGTTGATTCTTATGTTGATTGGGATTTTCGGAAACATTTTGGTGTGCTGCGTTTATTGCAGTAAACCAACCAAAACCTCCTCCCATTTCTTCATTTTGAACCTTGCTGTCCTTGACCTACTGACCTGTATTATCGGAATGCCCACTGAGGTGACGGACCTGCGATACCCCTACATGTTTTACGCCCCTGCAGCCTGCAAACTTCTCCGGTTTGTTGAATCCATCTCGATCATTGGATCATCTATCACGCTCATCGCAGTGGCGTTCGATCGGTATTACAGGATCTGCAAACTCGGTCGCCAAATATCAGTGAGAAAGTCCAAGATAATTTGTGTGGTTGCTGTTGTTGTAGGAGTTCTCTCCTCGTGGCCTGCCTGTCTCCTCTTTGGTGAAAAGACGATCGAGCTTGGGATTCCAGGGGTCAAAGGAGTCGACTGCTCGACGGACGATTCCGTCAGACATACCATTTACCCTACACTTTATTatggatttctttttcttttgtttatattgtGTTTAGTGTTTTTTACCGTTATCTATGCAAAAATTGGTGCAGTGATTTGGAAACGTAAAAAGGCCAAAATTGGTGAAACAATTCCACGCTCTATAAATGGCCGTGCTTTGAACAATTCGAACACTCCATCAGACCAGATTTCCACTGATCCAATCAGCACGGAAATGTCGTCTGAACAAGATGGCTACAACGACAAGCGAGCGTCCAGTGACTCTAAACAAGCGTTGGGCAAGAGGCCGTCCCGGAACAGCGTGCGCGTTACCAGGACAACCGTCGTGCTGTTTGCCGTGACGGTTGCTTACGTCATCAGTTTTCTGCCGTTCCTCATTGTGATGGTGGTGAGGAGCGTGGTAAAGAACTTCGAGGAAAACCTCAGTCCCGAGGCCGAGGTGGCCTACAAATTTTGCTCCAAGTCTTACTTTATCAACAACGCCATTAACCCCGTCATTTACAGCTTTCTTAACATTAACTTCCGGAAAGACATTAAAACCATTTTCAGAAAGTGCTGTTCCGCATGCTGTGGTTGTCGGAATTGA
- the LOC128187005 gene encoding endosome-associated-trafficking regulator 1-like — protein sequence MAEGGEEENNPFSFKKFVKSKDRNVEKGEEENTAPNKETVAQTKDTSSNTKKKKKPDENPFSFKKFLESSGSGSNSRDRNNKIHHSQRNSQNTPDFATDLPDFVQDHFQESPVEPSLPTSLDLPLPDLGFPKESIPRRHTNSFNEPFLAGSNETRNFSTDSLRAKGVFTPNNSESDLVSGIGEVTQNKSEEQDFMPNRPHVPTRLPDFITDGILRNTDSHPDNEISLPKPEGYLPNGPQRTRSKDEENERLKAENEILKQQLEEARSRNVIETKRCNKLKKEMEAAQKKEAEDTAAMEKMLGEVEANLLTTTKRAVAAENQSTVLQNRVTYLENENRLLKSGDKGLADLKERTSYVSQQLSSVVSAAEQNLKQMLSGVENLRVMSQVLKSIDKVTETEENTSASQKPDPKNNNS from the exons ATGGCAGAAGGCGGAGAAGAGGAAAACAAtcctttttcatttaaaaagtttgtgaAATCTAAAGATAGAAATGTTGAAAAGGGAGAAGAAGAGAATACAGCACCGAATAAGGAAACTGTAGCACAAACGAAAG ATACTTCAAGTAAcacaaagaaaaagaagaaacccGATGAAAAtcctttttcatttaaaaaattcttagaATCATCAGGATCTGGTTCCAATTCTAGAGACAGAAATAACAAAATTCACCACTCTCAGCGTAACTCACAGAATACTCCAGACTTTGCCACTGATCTTCCAGATTTTGTCCAAGATCATTTCCAGGAGAGTCCTGTTGAGCCGTCACTCCCAACCAGTTTAGATCTTCCCCTCCCAGATCTTGGATTTCCCAAGGAATCAATTCCAAGAAGACATACTAATTCATTCAATGAACCGTTTTTGGCTGGTAGTAATGAGACTAGAAATTTTTCCACCGATAGCCTTAGGGCTAAAGGCGTTTTCACTCCTAACAATAGTGAAAGTGACTTAGTTTCTGGGATAGGGGAGGTAACTCAAAATAAGAGTGAGGAACAAGACTTTATGCCAAATCGCCCTCATGTTCCTACAAGACTCCCAGATTTTATTACTGATGGAATATTAAGAAACACGGATAGTCACCCGGATAATGAGATTAGCTTGCCAAAGCCAGAAGGTTATTTACCCAATGGTCCACAGAGAACAAGGAGTAAAGATGAGGAAAATGAAaga CTGAAAGCAGAAAATGAAATTCTGAAACAACAACTCGAAGAAGCCAGAAGTAGAAATGTGatagaaacaaaaag gtgcaataaattaaaaaaagagatgGAAGCTGCCCAGAAAAAGGAAGCAGAAGACACGGCTGCAATGGAGAAAATGCTTGGAGAAGTTGAGGCCAATTTACTGACAACAACG AAAAGGGCGGTAGCAGCAGAGAACCAGTCAACTGTTTTACAG AATCGAGTCACATATctggaaaatgaaaacagaCTATTAAAGTCTGGGGACAAGGGATTAGCTGATCTGAAGGAGAGGACTTCCTATGTGTCTCAGCAGTTATCTTCAGTCGTCTCAGCAGCGGAACAAAATCTGAA aCAAATGTTGTCTGGAGTAGAGAACTTGAGAGTTATGTCTCAGGTCTTGAAATCAATAGACAAAGTCACAGAGACTGAAGAAAACACAAGCGCGAGTCAAAAGCCAGATCCTAAGAATAATAACAGCTGA
- the LOC128187006 gene encoding neo-calmodulin-like isoform X2, which yields MERGACGKTLEPRPRRAPVLYGEIAKRKATKHQLSKEKVQELFDAFTMFDKNGDGMISADELGRVLFQMGKRPTLRELQSFVRSVDADKSGAIDFDEFLEIFARKMSIDPEKELHEVFQVFDGNKDGFISPDELFTILSRLGEPVTKEEAQAMIREADLNGDGRVDYKEFKAILNFR from the exons ATGGAGAGAGGAGCGTGCGGGAAGACGCTGGAGCCCAGGCCAAGACGGGCGCCG GTCCTGTATGGAGAAATCGCCAAGAGGAAAGCTACCAAACACCAGCTTAGTAAAGAAAAAGTTCAAG agctctttgatGCGTTTACCATGTTCGACAAGAATGGGGACGGCATGATATCGGCGGACGAGCTGGGCAGGGTCCTGTTTCAGATGGGGAAACGCCCGACCCTCAGAGAACTCCAGTCTTTCGTCCGCTCGGTGGACGCAGACA AGAGTGGAGCCATCGACTTTGATGAGTTTCTTGAAATCTTTGCCCGCAAGATGTCGATAGATCCGGAGAAGGAGCTTCACGAGGTGTTCCAGGTGTTTGACGGGAACAAGGACGGGTTTATCTCCCCTGACGAGTTATTCACCATTCTCTCCAGACTCGGGGAACCCGTAACaaag GAAGAAGCGCAGGCGATGATTCGTGAGGCAGATCTGAACGGAGATGGGCGGGTTGACTACAAAG AGTTCAAGGCCATCCTGAATTTCCGCTAA